A single region of the Salarchaeum japonicum genome encodes:
- a CDS encoding thiamine pyrophosphate-binding protein: MRVSEAVIDRLVAHGIDTVFGIPGKQTLPLNDAIGDSDAIDFVVARHETAVTHEAWGYAETSGDMAATCVVPGPGDMNAMNGLKNALNDCTPLLHLAVETDPEIRGGDGIHETPPDTYDNVVKENVLVENPEATLAEIERAIAVAQTPPKGPVRVGIPKNFLPMDVTLAEPGDYATESVHGVDEAALGDAIDHLNDADAPVILAGGGVRSADASGALVGVAEPLDAPVVTTYKGKGTIPEDHDLSAGVLCGGASPDLISLLAESDALLAVGTDFDAVATRSWTVEMPETLVHVTLDPEDVGTGYEPAVALVADAGAALAGLAGRLERTENREGAARAQAVREADADRMAALRERSQPPLPSVAALSAVRDATPRDAPVSADAGGFRIWTLVSFPAYGPRSYVNPGSWATMGTGLPAAIGAARANPDEGVLALSGDGGLMMCIHELHTAAVENLPIVLVAFNNSDYAIISEEAERSYGLDAYDWPETPLSLATIAEGMGVTTVRAETPDEIRAAVDTAFDRDGPTLVEVPTDPAEPQASVHMRD; this comes from the coding sequence ATGCGCGTGAGCGAGGCCGTCATCGACCGATTGGTCGCACACGGCATCGATACGGTGTTCGGCATCCCCGGCAAGCAAACCCTCCCGTTGAACGACGCCATCGGCGACAGCGACGCCATCGACTTCGTCGTCGCCCGCCACGAGACCGCGGTCACGCACGAGGCGTGGGGGTACGCCGAGACCTCCGGCGACATGGCGGCGACCTGCGTCGTTCCCGGTCCGGGCGACATGAACGCGATGAACGGCCTGAAGAACGCGCTCAACGACTGCACGCCCCTCCTCCACCTCGCCGTCGAGACCGACCCCGAGATTCGCGGCGGCGACGGCATCCACGAGACCCCGCCCGACACGTACGACAACGTCGTGAAGGAGAACGTCCTGGTGGAGAACCCCGAGGCCACGCTCGCGGAAATCGAGCGCGCCATCGCTGTCGCGCAAACGCCGCCGAAGGGCCCCGTGCGCGTCGGCATCCCGAAGAACTTCCTCCCGATGGACGTGACGCTCGCCGAACCCGGCGACTACGCGACGGAGTCCGTTCACGGCGTGGACGAGGCCGCGCTCGGGGACGCCATCGACCACTTGAACGACGCCGACGCTCCCGTGATTCTCGCGGGCGGCGGCGTGCGCTCCGCGGACGCATCCGGCGCGCTCGTCGGCGTCGCGGAACCCCTCGACGCGCCCGTCGTCACCACCTACAAGGGCAAGGGGACGATTCCGGAAGACCACGACCTCTCCGCGGGCGTGCTCTGCGGCGGCGCGAGCCCCGACCTCATCTCCCTGCTCGCGGAGTCGGACGCACTGCTCGCCGTCGGCACGGACTTCGACGCGGTCGCCACCCGCTCGTGGACGGTCGAGATGCCCGAGACGCTGGTGCACGTCACGCTCGACCCCGAGGACGTGGGGACGGGCTACGAGCCGGCGGTGGCGCTCGTCGCGGACGCGGGCGCGGCGCTCGCCGGTCTCGCGGGCCGCCTGGAACGCACCGAGAACCGCGAGGGCGCGGCGCGCGCGCAAGCCGTGCGGGAGGCCGACGCCGACCGGATGGCCGCCCTCCGCGAGCGCTCCCAGCCGCCGCTCCCGTCCGTCGCCGCGCTCTCGGCCGTCCGCGACGCCACGCCCCGCGACGCGCCCGTCTCCGCGGACGCGGGCGGCTTCCGCATCTGGACGCTCGTCTCCTTCCCGGCGTACGGCCCGCGCTCGTACGTCAATCCGGGGTCGTGGGCGACGATGGGAACCGGCCTCCCCGCCGCCATCGGCGCGGCGCGCGCGAACCCCGACGAGGGCGTGCTCGCGCTCTCCGGCGACGGCGGCCTGATGATGTGCATTCACGAACTCCACACCGCCGCGGTCGAGAACCTCCCCATCGTTCTCGTCGCGTTCAACAACAGCGACTACGCCATCATCTCCGAGGAGGCCGAGCGCTCGTACGGCCTCGACGCCTACGACTGGCCGGAGACGCCGCTCTCGCTCGCGACCATCGCGGAGGGCATGGGCGTGACGACCGTGCGCGCCGAGACTCCCGACGAGA
- a CDS encoding FAD-binding oxidoreductase yields MTDHDVSFLRDLDVECSFTESRREQYARDASPHHPSTPDAVVWPERTEEVSDVLSAAYERGVPVTPWSGGSGLEGNAIPVEGGIVLSTKEMTWVEADPDTLTARVGPGVVYDDLNEALAGDGLRFPPGISSGDVATIGGMIATNASGFNAVRYGETRDHVRRIEAVLPDGEVVEAGRNVVKTSSGYSITDLLVGSEGTLGVVTDATIELAGIPAEKRAALVAFESARDACRAVSDVIGAGVKPGAIEFMDAHSIELLNENRDDLTLPERATLLLELHGNTSGIDEDYAFVEGLCRDHNVVEWTEPGGAMADVWEARREALPAARAYDPDLDVAVIGDVVVPITNYPDIVERAHELADEYDLLVPLVGHAGDGNLHYTPLVDREDEDHVIRAMAYNNEVVQAAIEMDGTATGEHGVGIGKRGFMSDEHANTVDVMRAVKDAIDPKGLLNPGKVIPEE; encoded by the coding sequence ATGACCGACCACGACGTCTCGTTCCTCCGCGACCTCGACGTCGAGTGCTCGTTCACCGAGTCGCGCCGCGAGCAGTACGCCCGCGACGCCAGCCCCCACCACCCCTCGACGCCCGACGCGGTCGTCTGGCCGGAACGCACAGAGGAGGTCTCGGACGTGCTGTCCGCGGCGTACGAGCGCGGGGTGCCGGTGACGCCGTGGAGCGGCGGGAGCGGCCTCGAAGGGAACGCCATCCCAGTCGAGGGCGGTATCGTGCTCTCCACGAAGGAGATGACGTGGGTCGAGGCCGACCCGGACACGCTCACCGCGCGCGTCGGCCCCGGCGTCGTCTACGACGACCTGAACGAGGCGCTCGCCGGCGACGGCCTCCGCTTCCCGCCCGGCATCTCCAGCGGCGACGTGGCGACGATCGGCGGGATGATAGCGACGAACGCGAGCGGGTTCAACGCCGTCCGGTACGGCGAGACCCGCGACCACGTCCGCCGCATCGAAGCCGTCCTCCCCGACGGCGAGGTCGTGGAGGCCGGCCGGAACGTCGTCAAGACATCCTCGGGATACAGCATCACGGACTTGCTCGTCGGGAGCGAGGGCACGCTCGGCGTGGTGACGGACGCGACCATCGAACTCGCCGGCATCCCCGCCGAGAAGCGGGCGGCGCTCGTCGCGTTCGAGAGCGCGCGCGACGCCTGCCGCGCCGTCAGCGACGTCATCGGCGCGGGCGTGAAACCCGGCGCAATCGAGTTCATGGACGCGCACTCCATCGAACTCCTGAACGAGAACCGCGACGACCTCACGCTCCCCGAGCGCGCCACCCTCCTGCTCGAACTCCACGGGAACACGAGCGGCATCGACGAGGACTACGCGTTCGTCGAAGGCCTCTGCCGCGACCACAACGTCGTGGAGTGGACGGAACCCGGCGGCGCGATGGCGGACGTCTGGGAGGCGCGCCGGGAAGCCCTGCCTGCGGCGCGCGCGTACGACCCCGACCTCGACGTGGCCGTCATCGGCGACGTGGTCGTCCCCATCACGAACTACCCGGACATCGTGGAGCGCGCGCACGAACTCGCCGACGAGTACGACCTGCTCGTCCCGCTCGTCGGACACGCGGGCGACGGCAACCTCCACTACACGCCGCTCGTCGACCGGGAGGACGAAGACCACGTGATTCGCGCGATGGCGTACAACAACGAGGTCGTGCAGGCCGCCATCGAGATGGACGGCACCGCGACCGGCGAACACGGCGTCGGCATCGGAAAGCGCGGGTTCATGAGCGACGAACACGCGAACACCGTGGACGTGATGCGCGCCGTGAAGGACGCCATCGACCCGAAGGGCCTGCTCAACCCCGGGAAAGTCATCCCCGAAGAATGA
- a CDS encoding enoyl-CoA hydratase/isomerase family protein codes for MSDAVTLDVEDGVATITLDQPERRNALSREITAGLRDRLEHVRDEVEDARAVVVQGSGGAFSAGGDIAAMKERLNSDESLEEAVKTLERTTSETLALLVEFPLPTIAKVDGPAVGAGANLAIACDVQLATEDASIGFVFRQVGLSVDAGTSYLLPRVVGTNVAKELVYTGEIMGAERAHDLGLFNHVYGSDEFDAKADAMVERIASGPTAAFRHAKRLIDEGFEKTIDQAMTDEAVAQGVVFDTYDHEEGVRAFLEDRDPEFEGR; via the coding sequence ATGAGTGACGCAGTCACGCTCGACGTGGAGGACGGTGTCGCGACCATCACGCTCGACCAGCCCGAGCGCCGGAACGCGCTCTCCCGCGAGATAACCGCGGGCCTGCGCGACCGCCTCGAACACGTCCGCGACGAGGTCGAGGACGCCCGCGCCGTCGTCGTGCAGGGGTCGGGCGGCGCGTTCAGCGCCGGCGGCGACATCGCCGCGATGAAAGAACGACTCAACTCCGACGAGTCGCTGGAGGAGGCCGTGAAGACGCTGGAGCGCACGACGAGCGAGACGCTCGCGCTCCTCGTGGAGTTCCCGCTCCCCACCATCGCGAAGGTGGACGGCCCCGCCGTGGGCGCGGGTGCGAACCTCGCCATCGCCTGCGACGTCCAGCTCGCCACCGAGGACGCGAGCATCGGGTTCGTGTTCCGGCAGGTCGGCCTCTCCGTGGACGCCGGCACGTCCTATCTCCTCCCGCGCGTCGTCGGGACGAACGTCGCGAAGGAACTCGTCTACACGGGCGAAATCATGGGCGCGGAGCGCGCACACGACCTCGGGCTGTTCAACCACGTCTACGGGAGCGACGAGTTCGACGCGAAGGCGGACGCGATGGTCGAACGCATCGCGTCCGGCCCGACAGCGGCGTTCCGGCACGCGAAACGCCTCATCGACGAAGGCTTCGAGAAGACCATCGACCAGGCGATGACGGACGAGGCAGTCGCGCAGGGCGTCGTCTTCGACACGTACGACCACGAAGAAGGCGTCCGCGCGTTCCTCGAAGACAGAGACCCCGAGTTCGAGGGGCGCTAA
- a CDS encoding MaoC family dehydratase, which translates to MTYYEDYDVGDVEEFGSYTVTKEEILEFAEQFDPQPFHVDEEAAKESPFGGLIASGWHTASLWMKLMVEHHYDDAASLGSPGVEEIQWTEPVRPGDTLSVRLEVAEKRPLESDPRRGLLTTDTAMFNGDDEVVMTMRGKAFYERREFEG; encoded by the coding sequence GTGACGTACTACGAGGACTACGACGTGGGCGACGTGGAGGAGTTCGGGTCGTACACGGTGACGAAGGAGGAAATCCTGGAGTTCGCGGAGCAGTTCGACCCGCAGCCGTTCCACGTGGACGAGGAGGCGGCGAAGGAGTCGCCGTTCGGCGGTCTCATCGCGTCCGGCTGGCACACGGCGTCGCTCTGGATGAAGCTCATGGTCGAACACCACTACGACGACGCGGCGAGCCTCGGGTCGCCGGGCGTGGAGGAGATTCAGTGGACGGAGCCCGTTCGGCCCGGGGACACGCTCTCCGTGCGCCTCGAAGTCGCGGAGAAACGGCCGCTTGAGAGCGACCCCCGGCGGGGGTTGCTCACGACGGACACCGCGATGTTCAATGGGGACGACGAGGTCGTGATGACGATGCGCGGGAAGGCGTTCTACGAGCGCCGCGAGTTCGAGGGTTAG
- a CDS encoding phosphotransferase family protein yields MPDDASEAYFARLVDEDALRAFLESELGPTDAYDVERHAEGHSNETLFVEWGDSDLVIRRPPPGETADTAHDVLREYRVIDALQDTDVPVPPTVAACDDHSVIGSDFYVMERVPGDVLRDDEPERFANAASRQRVGEELVDTLAAIHDVDYEAVGLGELGRPAGYTRRQVDRWGQQLSWAFEVTADDREVPKLDRVGDWLDEHCPDDHPHTLVHGDYKLDNVLYAPGTPPELTGVFDWEMSTLGDPRADLGWMLSYWRDAKDPEPAVPELEATFMQRDGYPTRVELVERWENQTGLDFEHERFYRALAVYKLAGLGEMFYRRYLEGNSDDPMYPLMEERVPALADRAVRIIEGEEPL; encoded by the coding sequence ATGCCAGACGATGCGAGCGAGGCGTACTTCGCGCGGCTCGTTGACGAGGACGCGCTGCGGGCGTTCCTCGAATCCGAACTCGGGCCGACGGACGCCTACGACGTCGAGCGGCACGCGGAAGGACACTCGAACGAGACGCTGTTCGTCGAGTGGGGCGACAGCGACCTGGTGATTCGCCGGCCGCCGCCGGGCGAGACCGCGGACACCGCCCACGACGTGCTCCGCGAGTACCGCGTCATCGACGCCCTCCAGGACACGGACGTGCCGGTGCCACCGACGGTCGCGGCGTGCGACGACCATTCCGTCATCGGGAGCGATTTCTACGTGATGGAGCGCGTGCCCGGCGACGTGCTGCGCGACGACGAACCCGAGCGGTTCGCGAACGCGGCGTCCCGACAGCGCGTCGGCGAGGAACTCGTGGACACGCTCGCGGCCATCCACGACGTGGACTACGAGGCGGTCGGACTCGGCGAACTCGGGCGGCCCGCGGGCTACACGCGTCGGCAGGTCGACCGCTGGGGGCAACAGCTCTCGTGGGCGTTCGAGGTCACCGCGGACGACCGCGAGGTTCCGAAACTCGACCGCGTGGGGGACTGGCTGGACGAACACTGTCCCGACGACCACCCGCACACGCTCGTCCACGGGGACTACAAGCTCGACAACGTCCTGTACGCGCCGGGCACGCCCCCCGAACTGACGGGCGTGTTCGACTGGGAGATGAGCACGCTCGGCGACCCGCGCGCCGACCTCGGGTGGATGCTCTCCTACTGGCGGGACGCGAAAGACCCCGAGCCCGCCGTCCCCGAACTGGAGGCGACGTTCATGCAGCGCGACGGCTACCCGACCCGGGTCGAACTCGTGGAGCGCTGGGAGAACCAGACCGGCCTCGACTTCGAGCACGAGCGGTTCTACCGCGCGCTCGCCGTCTACAAGCTCGCCGGCCTGGGCGAGATGTTCTACCGGCGCTACCTGGAGGGGAACTCGGACGACCCGATGTATCCGCTGATGGAGGAGCGCGTGCCCGCGCTCGCTGACCGCGCGGTTCGCATCATCGAGGGGGAGGAGCCGCTGTGA
- a CDS encoding acyl-CoA dehydrogenase family protein, producing MEYDDSERAVEFAEKTREFVDEVVIPVERDVLGGDPISDDQLDALREEARDYGVYAPHLPEEYGGHGLSYRDMLPVFEEAGRSLLGAPAIKVEAPDEGNMHTLETFGTEAQKEEYLRPLVQGEIRSAFSMTEPIQGGGSDPKMMATTAEKDGDEWVINGHKWWTTQGTEADVLIVMAVTDPDAHPYEGCSLFLVDADTPGVNVVRDIPHTGGNVTGIGHAEIEYDDVRVPEDALLGELNEGFSHAQARLGPARLTHCMRYSGMAQRALDVAKAYISEREAFGEPLSEKQALRFEIADAETNLHAARTMVRHAARQINQGNEARIPVAMTKVFAANTCQNVIDQAIQMCGGNGIGKDLPLADFYESVRQFRIVDGADEVHKRVIARDALSDADEHAFELEALTRF from the coding sequence ATGGAGTACGACGATTCCGAGCGAGCGGTCGAGTTCGCCGAGAAGACCCGCGAGTTCGTGGACGAGGTCGTCATCCCCGTCGAGCGCGACGTGCTGGGCGGCGACCCCATCAGCGACGACCAACTGGACGCGCTCCGCGAGGAAGCCCGCGACTACGGCGTGTACGCGCCCCACCTCCCCGAGGAGTACGGCGGCCACGGCCTCAGCTACCGCGACATGCTCCCCGTCTTCGAGGAAGCCGGCCGCAGCCTCCTCGGCGCGCCCGCCATCAAGGTCGAAGCCCCCGACGAGGGCAACATGCACACCCTCGAAACCTTCGGCACCGAAGCCCAGAAGGAGGAGTACCTCCGACCGCTCGTCCAGGGCGAAATCCGGAGCGCGTTCTCGATGACCGAGCCGATTCAGGGCGGCGGGAGCGACCCGAAGATGATGGCTACCACGGCCGAGAAGGACGGCGACGAGTGGGTCATCAACGGCCACAAGTGGTGGACGACGCAGGGAACGGAAGCCGACGTGCTCATCGTCATGGCCGTCACCGACCCCGACGCCCACCCCTACGAGGGCTGTTCGCTCTTCCTCGTGGACGCGGACACGCCCGGCGTGAACGTCGTGCGCGACATCCCCCACACCGGCGGGAACGTCACCGGCATCGGCCACGCCGAAATCGAGTACGACGACGTGCGCGTCCCCGAAGACGCCCTGCTCGGCGAACTCAACGAAGGATTCAGTCACGCGCAAGCCCGCCTCGGCCCCGCCCGCCTCACCCACTGCATGCGGTACTCCGGCATGGCCCAACGCGCCCTCGACGTCGCGAAAGCCTACATCAGCGAACGCGAAGCATTCGGCGAACCCCTCAGCGAGAAACAAGCCCTCCGCTTCGAAATCGCGGACGCCGAAACCAACCTCCACGCCGCCCGCACCATGGTTCGCCACGCCGCCCGCCAAATCAACCAGGGGAACGAAGCCCGCATCCCCGTCGCCATGACCAAAGTGTTCGCCGCGAACACCTGCCAGAACGTCATCGACCAAGCCATCCAGATGTGCGGCGGAAACGGCATCGGCAAAGACCTCCCCCTCGCCGACTTCTACGAGAGCGTCCGCCAGTTCCGCATCGTCGACGGTGCCGACGAAGTCCACAAACGCGTCATCGCCCGCGACGCACTCAGCGACGCCGACGAACACGCGTTCGAACTCGAAGCCCTCACGCGCTTCTAG
- a CDS encoding NAD-dependent protein deacylase translates to MDEREIARVAALVRDAETVGVLTGAGVSTASGIPSFRGEDGIWGSEFDPQDFHRRRFDRDPAGFWRDRLDLHDAMRPDGVEPNAAHRALADLESAGVVDAVVTQNTDGLHQDAGSDRVIELHGNAERVACEDCGRRSDASDARRRAADGDLPPTCECGGVLKPDVVLFGEQLPPKALHDARDLAERSDAFLAVGSSLTVDPAASLPATAARDGSLVVVNLDETRADDRAEVVLRADVTDALPAIAERVHEA, encoded by the coding sequence ATGGACGAACGCGAGATAGCGCGGGTCGCGGCGCTGGTGCGGGACGCGGAGACCGTGGGCGTGCTCACGGGCGCGGGCGTCTCCACCGCGTCCGGCATCCCGAGTTTCCGCGGCGAGGACGGCATCTGGGGGAGCGAGTTCGACCCCCAGGACTTCCACCGTCGGCGGTTCGACCGCGACCCCGCCGGGTTCTGGCGCGACCGCCTCGACCTCCACGACGCGATGCGGCCCGACGGCGTCGAACCGAACGCCGCCCACCGCGCGCTCGCCGACCTCGAATCCGCGGGCGTGGTGGACGCCGTCGTCACCCAGAACACGGACGGCCTCCATCAGGACGCGGGGAGCGACCGCGTCATCGAACTCCACGGGAACGCCGAGCGCGTCGCGTGCGAGGACTGCGGGCGGCGGAGCGACGCGTCCGACGCGCGACGGCGCGCCGCGGACGGCGACCTCCCGCCGACCTGCGAGTGCGGCGGCGTCCTCAAACCCGACGTGGTGCTGTTCGGCGAACAACTCCCGCCGAAGGCGCTGCACGACGCCCGCGACCTCGCGGAGCGCAGTGACGCCTTCCTCGCGGTCGGCTCCTCGCTGACGGTCGACCCTGCGGCCTCGCTCCCGGCGACCGCCGCGCGAGACGGCAGTCTGGTCGTCGTGAATCTCGACGAGACGCGTGCCGACGACCGCGCCGAGGTCGTGCTGCGCGCGGACGTGACGGACGCGCTACCGGCGATAGCGGAACGCGTTCACGAGGCGTAG
- a CDS encoding HAD family hydrolase, which translates to MDYDAVFWDIGGVLLDVDSVREAHTRFMERFVAAHGLDVAPRAALEEWRGVVGRQFRERDGNAYQSAREAYALALAELVGRDLTDDEWFPLFRETSQRYLRPTPHTREVVAALADAGVYQGIVSDVDTEEGEFILSLFGVLDHVDDVTTSEAVGRTKPDDAMFETALAKSPVAPERTLMVGDRYDHDVAGAARHGIRGVAFGANADGPDASHRIDDLRDVLDIVGVRGDR; encoded by the coding sequence ATGGACTACGACGCGGTCTTCTGGGACATCGGTGGCGTGCTGCTCGACGTGGACTCGGTGCGCGAAGCCCACACGCGGTTCATGGAGCGCTTCGTCGCCGCGCACGGCCTCGACGTAGCCCCGCGCGCCGCGCTCGAAGAGTGGCGCGGCGTCGTCGGCCGCCAGTTCCGCGAACGCGACGGGAACGCCTACCAGTCAGCGCGCGAGGCGTACGCGCTCGCGCTCGCCGAACTCGTCGGCCGCGACCTCACCGACGACGAGTGGTTCCCGCTCTTCCGCGAGACCTCCCAGCGGTACCTGCGGCCGACGCCGCACACGCGCGAGGTCGTCGCGGCGCTCGCGGACGCCGGCGTCTATCAGGGTATCGTGAGCGACGTGGACACGGAAGAAGGCGAGTTCATCCTCTCCCTGTTCGGCGTGCTCGACCACGTGGACGACGTGACGACGAGCGAGGCCGTCGGTCGTACCAAGCCCGACGACGCGATGTTCGAGACAGCGCTCGCGAAGAGCCCGGTCGCGCCCGAGCGAACCCTGATGGTGGGCGACCGCTACGACCACGACGTCGCCGGGGCCGCCCGCCACGGCATCCGCGGCGTCGCCTTCGGTGCGAACGCCGACGGCCCCGACGCGAGCCACCGAATCGACGACCTGCGCGACGTGCTCGACATCGTCGGCGTGCGGGGTGACCGATGA
- a CDS encoding SDR family NAD(P)-dependent oxidoreductase: MREGVAFVTGASQGIGEAIARRFAEDGYAVALAARSDTTQLADELGDALAVECDVTDEASVESAIDATLSEYGGLDVLVNNAGIAGPTQPVETVEREEWSETIETNLTGPFLCAKHAASALRDSDDGSIVNVSSVGGKRPYPNRSPYAASKLGLVGLGRTLAAEFGADGVTVNTICPGPVAGDRIETVIEKQADARGTTPEAVKQDEYLGDLMLDEMVTPEEVADVAYRLAVQHRHVTAQDVNVDAGMTWY; the protein is encoded by the coding sequence ATGCGTGAGGGCGTCGCGTTCGTCACCGGCGCGAGCCAGGGTATCGGCGAAGCCATCGCGCGCCGGTTCGCCGAGGACGGCTACGCGGTCGCGCTCGCCGCGCGCAGCGACACGACCCAACTCGCCGACGAACTCGGGGACGCGCTCGCCGTCGAGTGCGACGTGACCGACGAAGCGAGCGTCGAATCAGCCATCGACGCAACTCTCAGCGAGTACGGCGGCCTCGACGTGCTCGTGAACAACGCCGGAATCGCCGGCCCCACACAGCCGGTCGAGACCGTCGAGCGCGAGGAGTGGAGCGAAACCATCGAGACGAACCTCACCGGCCCCTTCCTCTGCGCGAAACACGCGGCGAGCGCGCTCCGCGACAGCGACGACGGCAGCATCGTCAACGTCTCCTCGGTCGGCGGAAAGCGACCCTACCCGAACCGAAGCCCGTACGCCGCGTCCAAACTCGGGCTCGTCGGCCTCGGGCGCACGCTCGCCGCCGAGTTCGGCGCGGACGGAGTCACCGTGAACACCATCTGTCCCGGCCCCGTCGCGGGCGACCGCATCGAGACCGTCATCGAGAAACAGGCCGACGCCCGCGGCACCACGCCCGAAGCCGTGAAGCAGGATGAGTACCTCGGCGACCTCATGCTCGACGAGATGGTGACGCCGGAGGAAGTCGCGGACGTCGCGTACCGACTCGCCGTCCAGCACCGGCACGTCACCGCCCAAGACGTTAACGTGGACGCGGGTATGACGTGGTACTAG
- a CDS encoding class I adenylate-forming enzyme family protein, whose translation MDVPDYLQRVADANAAALFDATADHRPDATAIEGETRSFTFSDLHERSRAFAGGLHDRGHTEGNRLLLYLPNCPEYVTTILGGLRAGVVVSPVNPQYKARELAHQLDDTDASVVVTHPALAEHVHEAAADIDADPDVLTVGESTADTTAFHEVSGDPVTVDVETDTTAMQPYTSGTTGQPKGVLLTHGNLRAQAFSGFQFTGLPPEEQRELVFLPLYHITGFTHSTWQTLVRGGTAFVRNPAEWSAETCMREIEEHEITSFIGVATMFVDMVNDESFGEYDLSSLDTVNEGGAKMPVAVQERFEERTGVAMSEGYGLTETTAATHTGVGSSFGYKPGTIGQPLRMTDAKIVDSSGNEVEPGETGELLVRGPQVMKGYHDLPNATDAAFTDEGYFRTGDIARRDAENYYEIVDRKKHMINTAGYNVYPSEVESLLYEHPDVADAAVVGIPDDRRNETVKAFVVRTPDADVTADDIREFCLDNLAEYKHPREVEFVDDLPRTASGKVQKFKLVDEDA comes from the coding sequence ATGGACGTACCCGACTACCTCCAGCGCGTTGCGGACGCGAACGCCGCCGCGCTGTTCGACGCGACGGCCGACCACCGACCCGACGCCACCGCCATCGAGGGCGAGACCCGCTCGTTCACCTTCAGCGACCTCCACGAGCGCTCCCGCGCGTTCGCCGGCGGCCTCCACGACCGCGGGCACACCGAGGGCAACCGACTCCTCCTCTACCTCCCGAACTGCCCAGAGTACGTCACCACCATCCTCGGCGGCCTCCGCGCCGGCGTCGTCGTCTCCCCCGTCAACCCCCAGTACAAGGCCCGCGAACTCGCGCACCAGCTCGACGACACCGACGCGAGCGTCGTCGTCACCCACCCAGCGCTCGCGGAACACGTCCACGAGGCCGCCGCCGACATCGACGCCGACCCCGACGTGCTCACCGTCGGCGAATCCACCGCGGACACGACCGCGTTCCACGAGGTGTCCGGCGACCCCGTGACCGTCGATGTCGAGACCGACACGACCGCGATGCAGCCGTACACGTCCGGAACCACCGGGCAGCCGAAGGGTGTGCTGCTCACGCACGGCAACCTCCGCGCGCAGGCGTTCTCCGGATTCCAGTTCACCGGCCTCCCGCCCGAGGAACAACGCGAACTCGTCTTCCTCCCGCTCTACCACATCACGGGCTTCACGCACTCCACGTGGCAGACGCTGGTTCGGGGCGGCACCGCGTTCGTCCGGAACCCCGCGGAGTGGAGCGCCGAGACCTGCATGCGCGAAATCGAGGAGCACGAGATTACGAGCTTCATCGGCGTCGCGACGATGTTCGTGGACATGGTGAACGACGAGTCGTTCGGCGAGTACGACCTCTCCTCGCTCGACACCGTCAACGAGGGCGGCGCGAAGATGCCCGTCGCCGTCCAGGAGCGCTTCGAGGAGCGCACCGGCGTCGCGATGAGCGAGGGCTACGGCCTCACCGAGACCACCGCCGCCACCCACACCGGCGTCGGGTCGTCGTTCGGGTACAAACCCGGCACTATCGGCCAGCCGCTCCGGATGACGGACGCGAAGATCGTGGACTCCTCGGGGAACGAGGTCGAACCCGGCGAGACCGGCGAACTCCTCGTGCGCGGCCCCCAGGTGATGAAGGGCTACCACGACCTCCCGAACGCGACCGACGCGGCGTTCACCGACGAGGGCTACTTCCGCACCGGCGACATCGCACGCCGGGACGCCGAGAACTACTACGAGATAGTCGACCGGAAGAAGCACATGATCAACACCGCGGGCTACAACGTCTATCCGAGCGAGGTCGAGTCCCTCCTCTACGAACACCCCGACGTGGCGGACGCCGCCGTCGTCGGCATCCCCGACGACCGTCGGAACGAGACGGTGAAGGCGTTCGTCGTGCGGACGCCCGACGCCGACGTGACCGCGGACGACATCCGGGAGTTCTGCCTCGACAACCTCGCGGAGTACAAACACCCCCGAGAGGTCGAGTTCGTCGACGACCTGCCGCGGACGGCGAGCGGGAAGGTGCAGAAGTTCAAACTGGTGGACGAGGATGCGTGA